The following proteins come from a genomic window of Methanosarcina sp. MTP4:
- the ribB gene encoding 3,4-dihydroxy-2-butanone-4-phosphate synthase, producing the protein MTETAIYDCLQYENDNINRALEAIRAGKMFLIYDSDSREGETDFVIPAGAVSYRDVQWMRKDAGGLICVAVDPVASRQLRLPFMADLVRDAGKFNGELGEVVEKEGDLQYDSHSSFSIWVNHRETRTGIPDNERAHTIRMIGEVAESALSGNEVRFGNEFRTPGHVALLRAAEGLLEERRGQTELSVALARIAGINPVMVVCEMLDDFNGKALSKEDAKEYGQKHGLVFLEGQEIVDAYMLWAGKEC; encoded by the coding sequence ATGACTGAAACTGCAATCTACGACTGCCTGCAATATGAGAATGATAATATTAACAGGGCTCTGGAAGCTATCAGAGCCGGAAAAATGTTTTTGATCTATGACTCGGATTCCCGGGAAGGGGAGACAGATTTCGTAATTCCCGCAGGGGCAGTTAGCTACAGGGACGTCCAGTGGATGCGTAAAGATGCCGGGGGCCTGATATGTGTGGCTGTGGATCCTGTGGCTTCAAGGCAGTTGAGGCTTCCCTTCATGGCAGACCTTGTCCGGGACGCAGGAAAATTCAACGGGGAACTCGGAGAAGTCGTGGAAAAGGAAGGAGACCTCCAGTACGATTCCCACTCATCTTTTTCCATCTGGGTTAATCACAGGGAAACCAGGACAGGAATTCCTGATAATGAACGGGCTCACACCATTCGGATGATCGGGGAAGTTGCTGAAAGTGCCCTTTCGGGAAATGAAGTGCGTTTCGGAAACGAATTCCGAACTCCCGGACATGTTGCGCTCCTCAGGGCTGCCGAAGGGCTGCTGGAAGAAAGAAGGGGCCAGACCGAACTTTCCGTTGCCCTTGCCCGGATTGCAGGGATTAACCCCGTCATGGTCGTTTGCGAAATGCTGGATGATTTTAACGGAAAGGCCCTTTCAAAAGAGGACGCAAAAGAGTACGGGCAAAAACACGGGCTTGTTTTTCTGGAAGGACAGGAAATAGTAGATGCCTACATGCTGTGGGCAGGTAAGGAGTGTTAA
- a CDS encoding winged helix-turn-helix domain-containing protein/riboflavin kinase, whose amino-acid sequence MPDIEYLKKLALMGATNKTIKISSSEFQRYVGTSSKTAARKLKQLEEERLIERTIVPGGQLIKMTEKGLEILKNEYSEYRQIFSPENNAFELEGNVLTGLGEGQYYINIPGYRKQFEEQLHFVPFPGTLNVQLSEDSSGDRDRLGELPALHIHGFSDGERTYGGGKCYPVKIDGEEAVVVVPERTHYPNDLIEVIAPVKLRDALALKDGDHVKIKIEKQGMEGRK is encoded by the coding sequence GTGCCGGACATCGAATACCTGAAGAAGCTTGCCCTCATGGGGGCAACGAATAAAACTATAAAGATCTCTTCAAGTGAGTTCCAAAGATATGTGGGGACCAGCTCCAAGACAGCGGCAAGGAAATTAAAACAACTGGAAGAAGAGCGGCTGATCGAAAGAACGATTGTTCCCGGTGGTCAGTTGATAAAAATGACAGAAAAAGGGCTTGAAATCCTTAAAAATGAATACTCTGAATACAGGCAGATCTTTTCCCCTGAAAATAACGCTTTCGAACTTGAGGGTAACGTGCTCACGGGCCTGGGTGAAGGACAATATTATATCAATATCCCCGGATACAGGAAACAGTTCGAGGAACAGTTGCATTTTGTGCCTTTCCCTGGAACCCTGAATGTGCAGCTTTCCGAGGACAGTTCGGGGGACAGGGACCGGCTTGGCGAGTTGCCTGCTCTTCACATCCACGGTTTCAGTGATGGGGAGCGGACTTACGGAGGAGGAAAATGTTATCCTGTGAAGATCGACGGGGAAGAGGCTGTAGTGGTCGTCCCGGAGAGGACTCACTATCCGAATGATTTAATTGAAGTCATTGCTCCGGTAAAACTCAGGGACGCCCTGGCCTTGAAAGACGGAGACCACGTTAAGATCAAAATTGAAAAACAGGGTATGGAGGGCCGAAAATGA
- a CDS encoding HVO_0476 family zinc finger protein, producing MTREIVVECPSCSPKEEVSHEVLKEGQSPVVRCLECGQVHSAKLEKRKTANIKAIVSRKDESVTCRTELDSETVLYVDDEIVVDDEETGMVCPILITSIEVGEKRVDSALAEEINTIWGRAIDEITIKFSVQSGVEKTEALEKVVQGDKEFTVGEEEKVGDTWVTITKIKIRDGAFRSRKGDVMAAKYVKRIFARKRGNRAWKRDSGRGPW from the coding sequence ATGACAAGAGAAATAGTAGTTGAATGTCCCTCATGCTCCCCTAAAGAAGAGGTCTCGCATGAGGTTTTGAAAGAGGGCCAGAGCCCGGTTGTACGCTGTCTGGAATGCGGGCAGGTACATTCAGCAAAGCTTGAAAAACGAAAAACAGCAAACATAAAGGCCATCGTCAGCAGGAAAGACGAATCCGTCACCTGCAGAACAGAGTTGGACTCCGAAACCGTCCTCTACGTGGATGACGAAATAGTTGTCGATGACGAGGAAACAGGCATGGTATGCCCGATCCTTATAACCTCCATAGAGGTAGGGGAAAAGCGCGTGGACTCAGCCCTGGCAGAAGAGATCAATACGATCTGGGGAAGAGCCATCGATGAAATAACAATTAAGTTTTCCGTGCAGTCAGGAGTCGAAAAGACCGAAGCCCTGGAAAAAGTCGTTCAGGGAGATAAAGAATTCACTGTAGGGGAAGAAGAAAAGGTAGGAGATACCTGGGTCACCATCACCAAGATCAAGATAAGGGACGGGGCTTTCAGGTCCAGAAAAGGAGATGTCATGGCCGCAAAATACGTAAAGCGCATTTTTGCAAGAAAGAGAGGAAACAGGGCATGGAAACGTGATAGCGGAAGAGGACCTTGGTAA
- a CDS encoding protein-L-isoaspartate O-methyltransferase: MQEREETGHGNVIAEEDLGKEKTEEEKKGEEKTDEKEEEKLEARRRTLLDGLETLGVGKDVLEAMLRVPRHRFVRKDMIKVAYIDTPLDIGLDQTISAPHMVAVMCELLELSEGQKVLEVGAGSGYNAAVMAELVGKNGHVYTLERLEALVNYARENLMDTGYENVTVLHEDGSTGCLKYAPYDRISVTCAAPEVPKPLIEQLKPGGIMVIPVGDYFQELILVKKDNRGRVTKKTKGGVVFVPLIGKYGFRHR; the protein is encoded by the coding sequence TTGCAAGAAAGAGAGGAAACAGGGCATGGAAACGTGATAGCGGAAGAGGACCTTGGTAAAGAAAAAACTGAAGAAGAAAAGAAAGGGGAAGAGAAAACCGACGAAAAAGAGGAAGAAAAACTTGAAGCCAGACGTCGGACTCTCCTGGATGGGCTTGAAACCCTGGGAGTGGGAAAAGATGTCCTTGAAGCCATGCTTCGCGTTCCCAGGCACAGGTTTGTCCGGAAGGACATGATAAAAGTAGCCTATATTGACACGCCTCTTGACATCGGCCTGGACCAGACAATCTCCGCCCCCCATATGGTGGCGGTCATGTGCGAACTCCTGGAACTTTCAGAAGGGCAGAAAGTCCTGGAAGTGGGTGCTGGGTCCGGGTACAACGCAGCAGTTATGGCTGAACTGGTGGGGAAAAACGGCCATGTGTACACCCTGGAGCGCCTGGAGGCGCTCGTTAATTATGCAAGGGAGAACCTCATGGATACAGGTTACGAAAACGTTACGGTCCTCCATGAAGACGGGTCCACGGGCTGCCTCAAATACGCCCCTTACGACAGGATCTCCGTAACCTGCGCAGCCCCGGAAGTCCCAAAACCCCTTATCGAACAGTTAAAACCCGGAGGGATAATGGTAATTCCCGTAGGGGATTACTTCCAGGAACTTATTCTGGTAAAAAAAGACAATAGAGGGAGAGTAACGAAAAAAACGAAAGGGGGAGTCGTTTTTGTGCCCCTTATAGGAAAATACGGATTCAGGCATCGGTAA
- a CDS encoding bifunctional nuclease family protein yields the protein MDMYEDFEEIRVKDVYVIDAYSDPTPVVLLENEKGNMLPIYIGHLEALSIGNVLKSVSPPRPMAHDLMVNVFDRLGIKIEGVMIDDKVDKVYYARLLVREGHNLMQFDARPSDCIALALRVGAPIRIRRKVLENSEIEMSRLEGARVMNIFV from the coding sequence ATGGACATGTACGAGGATTTTGAAGAAATTCGCGTAAAAGATGTCTATGTTATCGACGCATATTCAGACCCTACACCGGTCGTGCTCCTTGAAAACGAAAAGGGGAACATGCTCCCTATATACATCGGGCACCTTGAGGCGCTTTCCATCGGTAACGTCCTTAAAAGCGTTTCTCCGCCTCGGCCCATGGCCCATGACCTAATGGTGAATGTTTTCGACCGTCTTGGAATTAAGATAGAAGGAGTAATGATTGACGATAAGGTCGATAAGGTCTACTATGCCCGCCTCCTGGTGAGAGAAGGGCACAACCTTATGCAATTTGATGCAAGGCCAAGCGACTGCATCGCCCTGGCGCTCCGGGTAGGAGCCCCTATAAGGATAAGGAGAAAAGTGCTGGAGAATTCCGAGATTGAAATGTCAAGGCTCGAAGGGGCTCGCGTAATGAACATATTCGTCTGA
- the hisF gene encoding imidazole glycerol phosphate synthase subunit HisF, with product MLTKRIIPCLDVTLDKAGGSVVKGVEFVDLKEAGDPVELAKRYNEEGADELVFLDITASAHGRGTMLDVIERTADEVFIPLTVGGGIGSIDAIRQILRAGADKVSVNTSAVKNPEFIKEGSEIFGAQCIVTAIDCRRNTDVKNNPGKTVLELEDGTPAWYEVVIYGGREGTKIDAVQWAKQAEKLGSGEILLTSMDRDGTYAGYDIPITRKLSEELDIPIIASGGVGNPQHIYDGFAEGKADAALAASIFHFREHSIGEVKEYLKERNVPVRL from the coding sequence ATGCTCACCAAAAGAATCATACCATGCCTTGATGTGACCCTTGACAAAGCCGGCGGCTCGGTTGTCAAGGGCGTTGAATTCGTAGACCTGAAAGAGGCAGGTGACCCCGTGGAACTTGCAAAGCGCTATAACGAAGAGGGCGCTGACGAACTTGTATTTCTGGACATCACAGCTTCTGCCCACGGCAGAGGAACCATGCTCGATGTGATAGAACGGACCGCAGACGAAGTCTTCATCCCCCTCACCGTTGGAGGAGGGATTGGGTCCATCGACGCCATCCGGCAGATCCTCCGGGCAGGGGCTGACAAGGTTTCGGTCAACACTTCCGCGGTCAAGAACCCGGAATTTATCAAAGAAGGTTCCGAGATATTCGGGGCCCAGTGTATTGTCACGGCCATTGACTGCAGGCGAAACACCGATGTGAAAAACAACCCTGGAAAAACCGTCCTGGAACTGGAAGACGGGACTCCTGCCTGGTACGAGGTTGTCATTTACGGCGGCAGGGAAGGCACCAAAATCGATGCGGTCCAGTGGGCAAAGCAGGCAGAAAAACTCGGCTCAGGAGAGATCCTGCTTACCAGCATGGACCGGGACGGGACCTACGCAGGGTACGACATCCCCATTACCCGCAAACTTTCCGAAGAACTTGACATCCCAATCATCGCCTCCGGCGGAGTAGGCAACCCCCAGCACATCTACGACGGTTTTGCGGAAGGTAAAGCCGACGCCGCACTCGCAGCCAGTATCTTCCACTTCAGGGAACACTCGATTGGGGAAGTGAAAGAGTACCTTAAAGAAAGAAACGTCCCGGTCAGGCTCTAA
- a CDS encoding MazG nucleotide pyrophosphohydrolase domain-containing protein — MEIAEFQKLMYELYAHNDRKRGNAATMLWLVEEVGELAEAIHREEPENIKEELADCFAWIGALANLYGVDLEEAFKAKYPGVCPTCGQKPCICPD; from the coding sequence ATGGAAATTGCCGAGTTTCAAAAACTGATGTACGAACTCTATGCCCATAACGACAGAAAGCGGGGAAACGCGGCCACTATGCTCTGGCTTGTAGAAGAAGTGGGGGAACTTGCCGAAGCAATCCACCGTGAAGAGCCGGAGAACATAAAAGAAGAGCTAGCCGACTGTTTTGCCTGGATAGGGGCACTTGCCAACCTCTACGGGGTGGACCTGGAAGAAGCGTTTAAGGCAAAATACCCGGGCGTCTGTCCCACCTGCGGGCAAAAGCCCTGCATCTGCCCCGACTGA